The following are encoded together in the Triticum dicoccoides isolate Atlit2015 ecotype Zavitan chromosome 6B, WEW_v2.0, whole genome shotgun sequence genome:
- the LOC119323665 gene encoding pentatricopeptide repeat-containing protein PPR5 homolog, chloroplastic-like isoform X1, translated as MLAYPSTSTPPWPQRHPAAASPRRVAVAAAPAGAPARGKRRRAGAGEAEADPAAEAAELVRFFLRKSDGGKDRLVSVLDRHVKVVRTEHCFLLFEELGRRDGWVQCLEIFRWMQKQRWYVADNGIYSKLISVMGRKGQIRMAMWLFSQMRNSGCKPDTSVYNSLIGAHLHSRDKSKALVKALGYFDKMKGMERCQPNIVTYNILLRACARASDTKQVDILFKDLDESIVSPDIYTYNGVIDGYGKNGMITEMESVLVRMKSKRCRPDVITFNILIDSYGRKQTFDKMEQVFKSLLRSKERPTHPTFNSMITNYGKARLREKAESVLEKMGELGFKPNYVTQECLINMYAYCDCVSKAQQIFDELVSSQSTVPLSSLNAMLDAYCMNRLPMEADRLLDSVIEKGVVPSASTYKLLYKAYTRANDKMLVQKLLQRMNKQGIVPNKKFFLDALEAFGTSPSKPRRVQTSNSARESSRDSASNSEMASSSKPVLSTLEAVGASKKTPRILPNSNSASKPETGSESSSEIATSSKPELSFSQVAS; from the exons ATGCTCGCCTACCCAAGCACGTCGACCCCGCCGTGGCCGCAGCGCCACCCGGCCGCCGCTTCCCCGCGCCGCGTCGCGGTGGCGGCCGCGCCCGCGGGTGCGCCGGCCAGGGGCAAGCGGCGGCGGGCGGGCGCCGGGGAGGCGGAGGCCGACCCGGCCGCCGAGGCCGCGGAGCTGGTGCGGTTCTTCCTGCGCAAGAGCGACGGCGGCAAGGACCGGCTGGTGTCCGTGCTGGACCGCCACGTCAAGGTGGTCCGCACCGAgcactgcttcctcctcttcgaggAGCTCGGCCGCCGCGATGGCTGGGTCCAGTGCCTCGAG ATTTTCAGGTGGATGCAGAAGCAGCGGTGGTACGTGGCTGACAACGGCATCTATTCAAAGCTGATATCTGTGATGGGAAGAAAGGGGCAGATACGGATGGCCATGTGGCTCTTCTCTCAGATGCGCAACAGCGGGTGCAAGCCGGACACTTCGGTGTACAATTCCCTCATCGGTGCGCATCTGCATTCACGGGACAAGAGTAAGGCTTTGGTGAAAGCTCTCGGCTATTTTGACAAGATGAAGGGCATGGAGAGATGCCAGCCGAATATTGTGACGTACAACATCCTCTTGAGGGCGTGTGCTCGGGCTAGTGACACGAAGCAGGTGGACATCCTTTTCAAGGATCTGGATGAAAGCATAGTCTCTCCAGATATCTACACGTATAATGGAGTGATCGACGGATATGGGAAGAATGGCATGATTACAGAGATGGAGTCTGTATTGGTCCGGATGAAAAGCAAGCGGTGCCGTCCAGATGTGATCACATTCAACATACTCATAGATTCGTATGGGCGAAAGCAGACATTCGACAAGATGGAGCAGGTGTTCAAGAGTTTATTGCGATCCAAGGAGAGACCTACCCACCCAACGTTCAATTCCATGATAACAAACTATGGGAAAGCAAGGCTTAGAGAGAAAGCTGAGTCTGTACTTGAGAAGATGGGAGAATTGGGATTCAAACCGAATTATGTGACGCAAGAGTGCCTCATCAATATGTACGCATATTGTGATTGCGTCTCAAAGGCCCAGCAGATATTTGATGAGCTCGTAAGCTCACAAAGTACTGTTCCCCTATCTTCATTGAATGCAATGCTTGATGCCTACTGCATGAACCGCTTGCCTATGGAAGCAGATCGGCTGTTGGATAGTGTGATTGAGAAAGGTGTAGTGCCCAGTGCTTCCACATATAAGCTGCTTTACAAGGCATACACCAGGGCTAACGATAAGATGCTTGTCCAGAAGCTGCTCCAGCGGATGAATAAGCAGGGTATTGTTCCGAATAAGAAGTTCTTCCTTGATGCCCTGGAAGCATTTGGCACCTCTCCCAGTAAACCCAGGAGAGTACAAACCTCAAACTCTGCAAGAGAGTCAAGTAGAGATTCTGCAAGTAATTCGGAAATGGCTAGTTCAAGCAAGCCAGTGTTAAGTACTTTGGAAGCAGTTGGCGCTTCCAAGAAAACCCCCAGGATATTACCCAATTCAAACTCTGCAAGCAAGCCAGAAACAGGTTCTGAAAGCAGTTCAGAAATAGCTACATCAAGCAAACCAGAGCTAAGCTTTTCGCAAGTAGCTTCTTGA
- the LOC119323665 gene encoding pentatricopeptide repeat-containing protein PPR5 homolog, chloroplastic-like isoform X2, translating to MAGSSASRWMQKQRWYVADNGIYSKLISVMGRKGQIRMAMWLFSQMRNSGCKPDTSVYNSLIGAHLHSRDKSKALVKALGYFDKMKGMERCQPNIVTYNILLRACARASDTKQVDILFKDLDESIVSPDIYTYNGVIDGYGKNGMITEMESVLVRMKSKRCRPDVITFNILIDSYGRKQTFDKMEQVFKSLLRSKERPTHPTFNSMITNYGKARLREKAESVLEKMGELGFKPNYVTQECLINMYAYCDCVSKAQQIFDELVSSQSTVPLSSLNAMLDAYCMNRLPMEADRLLDSVIEKGVVPSASTYKLLYKAYTRANDKMLVQKLLQRMNKQGIVPNKKFFLDALEAFGTSPSKPRRVQTSNSARESSRDSASNSEMASSSKPVLSTLEAVGASKKTPRILPNSNSASKPETGSESSSEIATSSKPELSFSQVAS from the exons ATGGCTGGGTCCAGTGCCTCGAG GTGGATGCAGAAGCAGCGGTGGTACGTGGCTGACAACGGCATCTATTCAAAGCTGATATCTGTGATGGGAAGAAAGGGGCAGATACGGATGGCCATGTGGCTCTTCTCTCAGATGCGCAACAGCGGGTGCAAGCCGGACACTTCGGTGTACAATTCCCTCATCGGTGCGCATCTGCATTCACGGGACAAGAGTAAGGCTTTGGTGAAAGCTCTCGGCTATTTTGACAAGATGAAGGGCATGGAGAGATGCCAGCCGAATATTGTGACGTACAACATCCTCTTGAGGGCGTGTGCTCGGGCTAGTGACACGAAGCAGGTGGACATCCTTTTCAAGGATCTGGATGAAAGCATAGTCTCTCCAGATATCTACACGTATAATGGAGTGATCGACGGATATGGGAAGAATGGCATGATTACAGAGATGGAGTCTGTATTGGTCCGGATGAAAAGCAAGCGGTGCCGTCCAGATGTGATCACATTCAACATACTCATAGATTCGTATGGGCGAAAGCAGACATTCGACAAGATGGAGCAGGTGTTCAAGAGTTTATTGCGATCCAAGGAGAGACCTACCCACCCAACGTTCAATTCCATGATAACAAACTATGGGAAAGCAAGGCTTAGAGAGAAAGCTGAGTCTGTACTTGAGAAGATGGGAGAATTGGGATTCAAACCGAATTATGTGACGCAAGAGTGCCTCATCAATATGTACGCATATTGTGATTGCGTCTCAAAGGCCCAGCAGATATTTGATGAGCTCGTAAGCTCACAAAGTACTGTTCCCCTATCTTCATTGAATGCAATGCTTGATGCCTACTGCATGAACCGCTTGCCTATGGAAGCAGATCGGCTGTTGGATAGTGTGATTGAGAAAGGTGTAGTGCCCAGTGCTTCCACATATAAGCTGCTTTACAAGGCATACACCAGGGCTAACGATAAGATGCTTGTCCAGAAGCTGCTCCAGCGGATGAATAAGCAGGGTATTGTTCCGAATAAGAAGTTCTTCCTTGATGCCCTGGAAGCATTTGGCACCTCTCCCAGTAAACCCAGGAGAGTACAAACCTCAAACTCTGCAAGAGAGTCAAGTAGAGATTCTGCAAGTAATTCGGAAATGGCTAGTTCAAGCAAGCCAGTGTTAAGTACTTTGGAAGCAGTTGGCGCTTCCAAGAAAACCCCCAGGATATTACCCAATTCAAACTCTGCAAGCAAGCCAGAAACAGGTTCTGAAAGCAGTTCAGAAATAGCTACATCAAGCAAACCAGAGCTAAGCTTTTCGCAAGTAGCTTCTTGA